CAGGGCGGGCAGTTACGTGCTCAATCCGAATGCGGGCATCAAGGAGCGCGTTGCCCGGCTGCTGCGCATGCACTCGAATAAGCGGGAGGACATTCGGGTTGCCTACGCCGGTGACATCGTCGCCGCCATCGGCTTTCGTAAGACCACGACCGGTGACACCCTTTGCGATGTGAAGCACCCCGTCCTGCTGGAGCGCATGTCGTTCCCGGAGCCGGTGGTGATGGTGTCGATCGAGCCTAAGACGAAAGCCGACCAGGACAAACTTGCCGACGCTCTGATCAAGCTGTCCGAGGAGGACCCGACCTTCCTGGTGCGTTACGACGAGGAGACCGGGCAGACGATCATAAGCGGTATGGGCGAGTTGCACCTTGAGATCCTCGTCGACCGGCTGCTGAGGGAGTTCGGCGTCGGCGCCAACGTCGGCCGGCCCACCGTTGCCTACAAAGAGGCCCTGACCAAGGAAGTGGAGTGCGAGGGGAAGTTCATTCGCCAGAGCGGCGGCAAGGGCCAGTACGGCCACGTCATGCTGCGTCTCCGGCCTACCCAGGACGGGTCCGATTTCCAGTTCGAGAATAAGCTTGTCGGCGGCAGTGTCCCCCGGGAGTACGTCCCGGCCATCGAGAGAGGTGCCAGGGAGGCGGCCCGGACCGGCGTTCTGGCCGGTTACCCGCTGACCGGAGTTCACTGCGAGGTGTACGACGGCAGTCACCACGAGGTTGACTCCAGCGAAATCGCCTTCAAGGCGGCCGCTTCCAGGGCTTTTCAGGAGGGCGCCCGGAGGGCCGGCCCGATTCTTCTGGAGCCGATTATGGACGTTGAGGTGGTGGTTCCGGAGGCATACATGGGTGCCGTAGTCGGTGACCTTAACTCCCGGCGCGGAAAGATCAACGGCATGGTTCGGCGGGGAGACGTGACGGTTGTCGCGGTAAGCGTCCCGCTCTTCGAGATGTTTGGCTATGCCAACACGCTGCGGAACATCTCCCAGGGACGGGCGGTCTTCACCATGCAGTTTGCTCGCTATTCTCCCGTTCCCAGCGAGGTGTCCAGACAAATGTTGGAAAATGCTACTCTATAACC
The nucleotide sequence above comes from Acidobacteriota bacterium. Encoded proteins:
- the fusA gene encoding elongation factor G — translated: MSAEPSLKQVRNIGIMAHIDAGKTTTTERMLFYTGKTHRMGEVHDGSATMDWMEQEKERGITITSAATTCFWRDHTINIIDTPGHVDFTVEVERSLRVLDGAVALFCAVGGVEPQSETVWRQADKYRVPRVAYVNKMDRVGASFANTLKMMNDRFGANCVAICIPAGEGEMFSGIIDLLTMKFRVFHEESQGMTFEDLPVPDDMLSTANEYREKLLEAVADIDDHLLEQFLRDETLDPSSVLAAVRQATIASKMVPVLCGSSFKNKGVQKLLDAIVDFLPSPLDRPPVLGHAIDRPDKIMERRPSVEDPAAALAFKIVTDPYVGRLTYLRLYSGAIRAGSYVLNPNAGIKERVARLLRMHSNKREDIRVAYAGDIVAAIGFRKTTTGDTLCDVKHPVLLERMSFPEPVVMVSIEPKTKADQDKLADALIKLSEEDPTFLVRYDEETGQTIISGMGELHLEILVDRLLREFGVGANVGRPTVAYKEALTKEVECEGKFIRQSGGKGQYGHVMLRLRPTQDGSDFQFENKLVGGSVPREYVPAIERGAREAARTGVLAGYPLTGVHCEVYDGSHHEVDSSEIAFKAAASRAFQEGARRAGPILLEPIMDVEVVVPEAYMGAVVGDLNSRRGKINGMVRRGDVTVVAVSVPLFEMFGYANTLRNISQGRAVFTMQFARYSPVPSEVSRQMLENATL